The genomic segment TAATCAACCTCTTTATGATTCATACTTTCAATAGCAGGTCAAATCCTTCTATAAAGATTTGGAATTTGCCAGGTATTTTTGCCGTGTCCTGCATGAACGCCAATTGCTAGGCTGGGAAACGCTCACCCACCTTGACAATATCACTCCTGCACCGTATTATTGAAATGCATACGTTTACATTGGCAATCGCGTTTTGGCGAAAAAGGCGGGCAAACCGCCGCAATCTCTGTTCAGCAACAATCATACCGCCAATTCGCATATAGCAGAGGGGTAATTGTATGAGTAAAGATTTGGAAAAGCTAGCAGAACTCGGCATACCGAAGGTTAAACCGCCATTAGATGACATGTTCCGCCCAGCGGTCCTGGCAAACCGGGCATTTCGCGAACTTGTCAAAGAATCTGGCAGAGGCGTCCCTCTCGTAATAGGTTTGGAGAGAGGGGACGGAACCAGGTCGCGATATGAAACGCAGATACTTCCGGCGAGCCATGAGAAAGCAAGCCTCAATTTTCCATACGTTGAGCGCCTGGTAAAGTTCTTTCTATGGCAGAAAGGCGCATGGAAAGTAACCATCGGCGGACCGAGAGAGATTGGCGAATACATTCAAGAAGTGTATTCGCCAAATGGGGAGCGCGCCTTTGATTGGGACTTCATGGGCCCAACTACGTACGAGAAGCCGTTCGAAGTTGAAATTACCGACCCTGAAAAGGTTGCCCCACCACACGAAGTTAGCGCCGCTCTTGGCAGACACTTAGATGGATGCCGCATAGGATTTGATCTCGGCGCAAGCGATCGGAAAGCCGCCGCTGTGATTAATGGCGAGCCTGTTTTCAGCGAGGAAGTTGTATGGGACCCACGCGGACAGAGCGATCCTGAGTACCACTACCGCGAAATCATGGCTGGGCTCAAATCGGCCGCCGCCCATATGCCTCGGGTAGACGCAATAGGCGGAAGCTCTGCTGGGGTTATTATCAATAACCGCCCAATGGTTGCCTCGTTATTCCGTGGCGTCCCGAAGGAGCTGTTTGAGACAAAAGTAAAATCGATATTCAATCGAATGGGCGAAGAATGGGGTGTTCCACTAGTTGTTGTAAACGACGGCGATGTGACCGCACTTGCAGGTGCAATGTCTCTAAATGACAACGCCGTTCTTGGCATTGCAATGGGGTCAAGCGAGGCGGCAGGATACGTCAACCAAGAAGGAAATATCACAGGGTGGCTGAATGAACTTGCTTTTGCGCCGATTGACTATCATCCTGATGCCCCGGTAGACGAATGGTCAGGTGACGCAGGCTGTGGCGTTCAATATCTTTCCCAGCAGGGAGTATTCAGGTTGGCAAGCGCAGCAGGAATCGAACTTAATGAGAATCTGAGTTTAGCAGACAAGCTAAAATCGGTTCAAAACTTGCTTGAGGCAGGCGAAGAACGTGCAAAGCAAATTTGGCACACAATTGGTTGCTATGTAGGATACGCCATCGCCCACTACGCTGACTTTTATGAAATCAGGCACATGCTAGTTCTTGGCCGCGTAACCTCAGGCAGTGGAGGACCAATAATAATCGAGCGTGCGAAGGAAGTCTTACGGACGGAATTTCCTGAGCTCGTGGACCGGATATCGCTTCACCTGCCAGAGGATGAAGCCACACGTCGTGTTGGCCAAGCCGTTGCGGCGGCAAGCCTTCCGGAGATTAAGAAATAATTCAAACCTCGCTCTCTTTCACAAGAATAGGGAGCGACGGATGCGGAGGAAAACTAATGCAACTCACAAATCCAAATGCCGAAATATTTGTCCCAGATGGCGAACTAGTTGAAAAAGCAATTGCTCGAACAACCCATATGGCAATAGGGTGTCACCAAGATGATATTGAAATTATGGCATACGACGGCATTCTAAAATGCTTTGGAAGCCCAACAAATTGGTTCACGGGCGTTGTAGTGACAAATGGAGCCGGCAGTCCGAGGGACGACTTGTATGCCAACTACACCGATGAAGACATGCAGAAGGTCCGGCGAACGGAACAAAAGAAAGCAGCTGTTGTAGGTGAATACGCAGCGGTTGCGCTTCTCGATTACAGCAGTTCAGCGGTAAAAGATCCGTCTAACAAGAACGTAGTTGAGGATATTAAAAAACTGCTGCTAGCGGGCCGCCCACAGATTCTTTATACTCATAACCTAGCGGACAAACACGACACCCACGTGTCGGTCGCCCTCCGCACAATTCAAGCATTGAGAGAGCTTCCGGACGATGCCAAACCCAAAGCCGTCTATGGATGCGAAGTTTGGCGGGACCTCGACTGGATGACTGATGAGGACAAAGTAGCCTTCGACCTTGCGGGGCATGAGAATTTGGCAGCAGCGCTCCTAGGAGTCTTCGACTCCCAAATCTGCGGAGGAAAGCGGTATGACTTAGCGACAATTGGGCGGCGCAGGGCAAATGCAACCTACTTCGAGTCTCACGGCACTGATATTACAACCCAGATGAGCTTTGCGATGGACTTAACTCCCCTAATTAAGAACCCATCGCTAGACGTGAAGGAGTACGTTGCAGGCTATATTTCGCGATTTGCAAACGAAGTCTCCAATCGCTTAACTAAGTTCAGCTAGAAAAAGTACACAGGTATTGCGGTGGCTGCCGAACTTCGACCAGTTGATTGGAAAGATGGTAAGGTAGTTCTTATAGACCAGACAAAGCTTCCAGACGAGCTGGCATATATTGAATATGCCGACTACCAAGGCATCGCGGAAGCAATAAGAAGAATGCAAGTACGAGGCGCACCCGCCATAGGAGTTGCGGTTGCCCTTGGGATTGCTCTTGCTGCTCAGTCAATTCCAGAAAACAATTTTTGGGAACAAATCGCGAAAGTAGCCAATGATTTCCGCGCCACCCGGCCCACTGCCGTAAACCTTTTCTGGGCGATTGAACGGATGCTACGCGCGGCAAACGAAAATGCTAGCCTTCCAATAGACCAAATCCGGCGCAGACTCGTAGACGAGGCTATCACAATACTCGAAGAAGATATTGAGGTAAACCGACGCATCGGCAAGAATGGCTCCGAGCTTATTCAAGATGGGGACACCGTGCTCACTCATTGCAATGCAGGAGCCCTTGCAACCGCAGGATATGGAACAGCTATTGGGGTAATCCGAGCCGCCGTTGAGTCTGGCAAAAAAGTCAAAGTCATTGCCGACGAGACACGCCCTCGCTTCCAAGGCATGCGCCTTACAGCATGGGAACTT from the Armatimonadota bacterium genome contains:
- a CDS encoding ROK family protein — protein: MSKDLEKLAELGIPKVKPPLDDMFRPAVLANRAFRELVKESGRGVPLVIGLERGDGTRSRYETQILPASHEKASLNFPYVERLVKFFLWQKGAWKVTIGGPREIGEYIQEVYSPNGERAFDWDFMGPTTYEKPFEVEITDPEKVAPPHEVSAALGRHLDGCRIGFDLGASDRKAAAVINGEPVFSEEVVWDPRGQSDPEYHYREIMAGLKSAAAHMPRVDAIGGSSAGVIINNRPMVASLFRGVPKELFETKVKSIFNRMGEEWGVPLVVVNDGDVTALAGAMSLNDNAVLGIAMGSSEAAGYVNQEGNITGWLNELAFAPIDYHPDAPVDEWSGDAGCGVQYLSQQGVFRLASAAGIELNENLSLADKLKSVQNLLEAGEERAKQIWHTIGCYVGYAIAHYADFYEIRHMLVLGRVTSGSGGPIIIERAKEVLRTEFPELVDRISLHLPEDEATRRVGQAVAAASLPEIKK
- the mtnA gene encoding S-methyl-5-thioribose-1-phosphate isomerase; protein product: MAAELRPVDWKDGKVVLIDQTKLPDELAYIEYADYQGIAEAIRRMQVRGAPAIGVAVALGIALAAQSIPENNFWEQIAKVANDFRATRPTAVNLFWAIERMLRAANENASLPIDQIRRRLVDEAITILEEDIEVNRRIGKNGSELIQDGDTVLTHCNAGALATAGYGTAIGVIRAAVESGKKVKVIADETRPRFQGMRLTAWELQQLGIPVTVITDNMAGYAMQKGLVNCVIVGADRIAANGDVANKIGTYSLAILARKHNIAFYVAAPMSTVDLSLPNGEMIPIEERPSEEVTHISGIRIAPEGVRVMNPAFDVTPAEYVTAIITERGILKPPYEESLAIGRR
- a CDS encoding PIG-L family deacetylase, which encodes MQLTNPNAEIFVPDGELVEKAIARTTHMAIGCHQDDIEIMAYDGILKCFGSPTNWFTGVVVTNGAGSPRDDLYANYTDEDMQKVRRTEQKKAAVVGEYAAVALLDYSSSAVKDPSNKNVVEDIKKLLLAGRPQILYTHNLADKHDTHVSVALRTIQALRELPDDAKPKAVYGCEVWRDLDWMTDEDKVAFDLAGHENLAAALLGVFDSQICGGKRYDLATIGRRRANATYFESHGTDITTQMSFAMDLTPLIKNPSLDVKEYVAGYISRFANEVSNRLTKFS